Proteins encoded by one window of Amaranthus tricolor cultivar Red isolate AtriRed21 chromosome 4, ASM2621246v1, whole genome shotgun sequence:
- the LOC130810404 gene encoding E3 ubiquitin-protein ligase ATL31-like — translation MPPNQPLTNPTLLHLITFIITIIILNPSIKAQHSPPSTQNYGSPLPTNAIIIVIVVCSVGLITCYVRQFTACCDAYLFSATEDQGVVRRRENPRTGGLDPSILASIPTYSFSDVKNLIKKTAVLECAVCLNEFVDQELLRVLPGCCHVFHPHCVGRWLASHVTCPVCRANLEVQVDNRNHDQVIQQLNEDELEPSDQITQDHHQHDVIVDIVEAPEITIKSPEVHVSKVMGERRGKFPRSHSTGHSLVENNERFTLRLPDEVRNKLVNVTNLTGLPAAIVSPKIGYRFKRRSTSLTMMPGKPDQWRFTMSPPFISRSGSSETEEYLNNNNNNNNNNSNIMGLIKSPKSLLKSMKSPRKSPLNRVSRCDDIGERSSDKLWPNNTNS, via the coding sequence ATGCCGCCTAACCAACCCCTCACTAATCCCACCCTTCTTCATCTAATAACCTTCATAATCACCATTATAATCCTTAATCCATCCATTAAAGCCCAACACTCCCCACCTTCAACCCAAAATTACGGATCGCCTTTACCCACCAACGCAatcatcatcgtcatcgtcGTCTGCTCCGTCGGACTAATCACCTGCTACGTCCGCCAATTCACCGCTTGCTGCGATGCCTACCTCTTCAGCGCCACCGAAGACCAAGGCGTAGTCCGTCGGAGGGAGAATCCTCGTACTGGCGGACTTGACCCTTCTATCCTCGCTTCTATTCCGACGTATTCATTTTCCGACGTTAAGAATTTGATCAAGAAAACGGCGGTTCTAGAATGCGCCGTTTGCTTAAACGAGTTCGTTGACCAGGAATTATTGCGGGTATTACCTGGATGTTGCCACGTGTTCCATCCTCATTGTGTCGGACGTTGGCTTGCTTCACACGTCACGTGCCCTGTTTGCAGAGCAAATCTGGAAGTTCAAGTGGATAATCGAAATCATGATCAGGTAATCCAACAGttaaatgaggatgaattaGAACCGTCTGATCAAATCACACAGGATCATCATCAACATGATGTGATTGTTGATATTGTAGAAGCCCCTGAAATTACTATAAAAAGCCCAGAAGTGCATGTTAGTAAAGTTATGGGTGAGCGTAGAGGAAAGTTTCCAAGATCACATTCAACGGGTCATTCATTGGTGGAAAATAATGAAAGGTTTACGCTAAGGTTACCGGATGAGGTACGGAACAAGTTGGTGAATGTCACTAATTTGACCGGTTTACCAGCTGCAATTGTTAGTCCGAAAATCGGGTACCGGTTCAAGAGGAGGAGTACCAGTCTTACTATGATGCCGGGAAAACCGGACCAATGGCGGTTCACCATGAGTCCGCCTTTTATTTCTCGGTCTGGTTCATCAGAAACGGAggaatatttaaataataataataataataataataataatagtaatataatGGGTTTGATTAAAAGTCCAAAGAGTTTATTAAAATCAATGAAGTCACCAAGAAAATCACCATTGAACCGGGTTTCTCGGTGTGATGATATAGGGGAAAGATCATCGGATAAATTATGGCCAAATAATACTAACTCTTAG